In a single window of the Arthrobacter sp. StoSoilA2 genome:
- a CDS encoding aldo/keto reductase yields the protein MSIRPLGRTGLTVSDICVGTSALGSFPAQYGYEVDEGTAVATIHRVFDGPFTFIDTSNEYGGGASEERIGRAIAERGGIPEGYVVATKVDPVPGSTDFSGDRVRRSVEESLERLGLDKLQLVYLHDPEKISFEEGVAKGGPLEALIDLRDQGVIQSLGVAGGPIDLELQYLETDAFDAVISHNRYTLVEQTAEPLLEDAARRGVAFVNAAPFGGGMLVKGPRAVPRYCYAPVDQATIDRVLRMEAMCGQYGVPLAAAALQFSVRDERVASTIVGMSRPNRVEETLHLLNHDIPQELWDKLLPLASVGRNGIEAVTV from the coding sequence ATGTCCATTCGTCCCCTGGGCCGCACCGGCCTGACTGTCTCCGATATCTGTGTAGGCACGAGCGCGCTGGGCAGCTTTCCCGCCCAGTACGGTTACGAAGTCGATGAAGGCACCGCCGTCGCCACGATTCACCGCGTCTTTGACGGGCCCTTCACTTTCATCGATACATCAAATGAGTACGGCGGGGGTGCCAGTGAAGAACGGATTGGCCGGGCGATCGCCGAGCGGGGCGGCATCCCCGAGGGATACGTAGTCGCCACGAAGGTCGACCCCGTTCCCGGCAGCACCGACTTCTCCGGTGACCGCGTCCGCCGGTCCGTCGAGGAAAGCCTCGAGCGCCTGGGCCTCGATAAGCTCCAGCTCGTCTACCTGCACGACCCCGAAAAGATCTCGTTCGAGGAGGGTGTGGCCAAGGGAGGCCCCCTTGAAGCCCTCATAGATCTTCGGGATCAGGGCGTTATCCAGAGCCTGGGCGTCGCCGGAGGCCCGATTGACCTGGAGCTGCAGTATCTTGAGACGGACGCGTTCGACGCCGTCATCAGCCACAACCGCTACACCCTCGTCGAACAGACCGCCGAGCCGCTCCTGGAGGACGCAGCCCGCCGCGGAGTCGCCTTCGTCAATGCCGCCCCCTTCGGCGGCGGCATGCTCGTCAAGGGCCCGCGGGCCGTCCCGCGATACTGCTACGCCCCTGTCGATCAGGCGACGATCGACAGGGTCCTGCGCATGGAGGCGATGTGCGGGCAGTACGGTGTCCCACTCGCAGCGGCTGCCCTGCAGTTCTCCGTGCGCGACGAGCGCGTGGCATCCACCATCGTTGGAATGTCCCGCCCGAACCGCGTCGAGGAGACCCTCCACCTGCTTAACCACGACATCCCCCAGGAACTCTGGGACAAGCTCCTGCCTCTTGCAAGCGTGGGCCGCAACGGCATTGAAGCCGTGACGGTCTGA
- a CDS encoding ABC transporter permease: MSRTLSPLPQRSDTTSQSSSITSRLRGSALRALPKSYLILVLLAIIAVGYYVSDDFLTFRNAENVITAASIVVVLAIGQYFVILTGGIDLSVGSILAMSTVLTALTLQAGMPAGASVVFVLASCAVAGLINGVLVVWLNIPPFIATLAMMSAVKGFSYIIQSTSLIEIRDQGLIQAFSRGSFLGIRNPVLIFIIVAVVAALVAKYTTFGRSLYAIGGNPEASRLSGLPVARNLIITYTISGVLAGLAGLVAAAQLRQGSSLIGVGYELDAIAAVVVGGASLMGGKGDPLNAVIGVFILTTIINIMNLVGISSEPQLLIKGAVIILAVFLSSAGGVQRISGFFSKHFRRPRVA, encoded by the coding sequence ATGTCCCGGACCCTGTCGCCCCTGCCCCAGCGCAGTGACACCACGTCCCAATCCTCAAGCATCACCTCGCGGCTGCGGGGCAGCGCCCTGCGCGCCCTGCCCAAGAGTTATCTGATCCTGGTCCTCCTCGCGATCATCGCGGTGGGCTACTACGTCTCCGATGACTTCCTGACGTTCCGCAATGCCGAAAACGTGATCACGGCCGCATCGATCGTCGTCGTGCTGGCCATCGGACAATACTTCGTTATCCTGACAGGCGGCATTGACCTGTCTGTGGGGTCGATCCTGGCCATGTCCACGGTCCTTACCGCACTCACCTTGCAGGCCGGAATGCCCGCTGGCGCGTCCGTCGTGTTCGTACTGGCCTCTTGCGCTGTCGCAGGACTGATCAACGGCGTCCTCGTGGTTTGGCTGAACATTCCGCCCTTCATCGCAACGCTTGCCATGATGAGCGCCGTCAAGGGCTTCAGCTACATCATCCAGTCGACAAGCTTGATCGAGATCCGCGACCAGGGACTCATTCAGGCCTTCTCCCGCGGCAGCTTCCTCGGTATCCGCAACCCGGTCCTGATCTTCATCATCGTGGCCGTGGTGGCGGCGCTTGTGGCCAAATACACGACGTTCGGCCGCTCCCTCTACGCGATTGGCGGCAATCCTGAAGCCTCGCGGCTTTCGGGCCTGCCGGTCGCGCGGAACCTGATCATCACCTACACCATCTCCGGCGTTCTTGCCGGCTTGGCCGGACTTGTTGCGGCGGCCCAGCTACGGCAGGGCAGCTCACTCATCGGCGTAGGCTACGAACTCGACGCGATAGCAGCCGTCGTCGTGGGCGGCGCCTCCCTGATGGGCGGCAAGGGCGACCCCCTAAACGCAGTGATCGGCGTGTTCATCCTGACGACCATCATCAACATCATGAACCTCGTCGGAATCTCCTCCGAACCGCAGCTGCTCATAAAGGGTGCAGTGATCATCCTCGCCGTCTTCCTCTCCAGCGCGGGCGGCGTCCAGAGGATTTCCGGATTCTTCTCCAAACATTTCCGGCGCCCCCGGGTTGCTTAA
- a CDS encoding sugar ABC transporter ATP-binding protein, whose amino-acid sequence MSANNQAPVASATGTVGKSHFSAPELELEGITKSYPGVKALKGVSFSVGRGSIHALAGQNGAGKSTLVKILSGAESPDSGSIRLGGELQRFRDPMDAQQAGIHTIYQELSLVPSLSVAENIFLGQLPLRGGAAVDWQRMQAQARAALDRVGFDLDVRRPVASYSTAEQQAVELAKALHKDARVLLLDEPTSTLPMPDVERLFTVLRSLSEQGVTLLYISHRMDELFSLCDAVTVLRDGVNAADLKTADSKPADVVTAMVGKSLEGSIAEAALRGERSPSLGAGPRESVILSARDLSEEGYVDKVSFELHEGEVLGISGLIGSGQSELAGLIAGARRRTSGEIRVDGKAVDFRAPRDAIRRGIGLLPQDRKAAGFIPDMGVAGNITLASLPQFSRLSVIQSRRERGVAGEMVARLGMKVSGVNQPLKTLSGGTQQKAILARWLVRQSRILVCDEPTRGVDVGAKEDMYELIREFAQAGGTVVVASSEITEAMMCDRVLVMARGRVVAELAHDDIDPSGNAILERFA is encoded by the coding sequence ATGTCCGCCAACAACCAGGCACCGGTGGCATCAGCCACCGGGACCGTGGGGAAATCCCATTTCAGCGCCCCAGAGCTCGAACTCGAGGGCATCACCAAGTCCTACCCCGGCGTGAAGGCGCTGAAGGGTGTCAGCTTCAGCGTCGGCCGAGGATCGATCCACGCGTTGGCCGGACAAAACGGGGCCGGCAAGTCCACGCTCGTCAAGATCCTTTCCGGCGCCGAATCACCGGACTCGGGGAGCATACGCCTTGGTGGCGAGCTCCAGCGCTTCCGGGATCCAATGGATGCCCAGCAGGCAGGTATTCACACCATCTACCAGGAGCTCTCGCTCGTTCCTTCCCTGTCCGTGGCCGAGAACATCTTCCTGGGCCAGCTGCCACTGCGCGGCGGCGCGGCCGTGGACTGGCAGCGGATGCAGGCCCAGGCGCGGGCCGCCCTGGACCGGGTGGGTTTCGACCTGGACGTTCGCCGCCCCGTAGCAAGTTACTCCACCGCGGAGCAGCAGGCCGTGGAGTTGGCCAAGGCCTTGCACAAGGACGCCCGGGTGCTGCTGCTGGACGAACCCACGTCCACGTTGCCGATGCCCGACGTCGAACGGCTCTTCACGGTCCTGAGGTCCCTGTCCGAGCAGGGTGTGACGCTGCTGTACATCTCGCACCGCATGGACGAGCTCTTCTCGCTCTGCGACGCCGTGACTGTGCTGCGCGATGGCGTGAACGCCGCGGATTTGAAGACTGCAGACTCCAAACCCGCCGATGTCGTCACGGCAATGGTCGGCAAGAGCCTTGAAGGCTCCATTGCCGAGGCGGCCCTGCGCGGGGAACGCTCACCCAGCCTCGGTGCAGGCCCCCGGGAGAGCGTCATCCTCTCAGCCCGCGACCTCTCCGAGGAGGGGTACGTGGACAAGGTGTCGTTCGAACTGCATGAAGGCGAGGTCCTCGGCATTTCCGGGCTCATCGGCAGTGGCCAGTCAGAACTCGCTGGCCTCATCGCGGGTGCGCGGCGCCGGACCTCAGGCGAGATCCGCGTCGACGGGAAAGCAGTGGACTTCCGTGCCCCGCGCGATGCGATCCGCCGAGGGATCGGGCTGCTGCCGCAGGACCGGAAAGCCGCAGGCTTCATCCCGGACATGGGCGTCGCCGGCAACATCACCTTGGCCAGCCTTCCGCAGTTCAGCCGGCTGAGCGTTATCCAGTCCCGGCGGGAGCGCGGCGTGGCCGGCGAGATGGTGGCACGACTCGGCATGAAGGTCTCCGGGGTGAACCAGCCGCTCAAGACGCTGAGTGGGGGAACCCAGCAGAAGGCCATCCTGGCCCGCTGGCTTGTCCGCCAGTCACGCATCCTCGTGTGCGACGAACCAACCCGCGGAGTAGACGTCGGCGCGAAGGAGGACATGTACGAACTCATCCGCGAGTTCGCGCAGGCCGGAGGAACCGTCGTAGTGGCGAGCTCGGAGATCACCGAGGCGATGATGTGCGACCGCGTCCTCGTCATGGCCCGCGGCCGGGTCGTCGCAGAACTCGCACACGATGACATCGACCCCTCCGGCAACGCCATTCTCGAACGCTTCGCCTGA
- a CDS encoding substrate-binding domain-containing protein: MQRTTTGIRRNKRLGRAALCASVLTVSMLGLAGCKGGAAADDAGEKASGKGLVIGWSQRGISGSDWWKTLVEGGQAEAGKVGARVELLDANGDTVRQNADVQTLITKGVDVVVMNPNDPLGVGPSIQALKDAGIPVVTVNSSVDKSLVPDMFCYVAEDQEHTGSLAGEVAAQRALEKYGEKGEIKLVGIGGFPGDVLSDLRFNGFMAGWNRIMEKHPGVTTVKLDTKYGEWKPDKALAPIRDVATANPDLKVVYSMSDVMHGGIVQGLQQAGLWGDGIIMASYDGGMGAIKEMVDNPKGPLQADASNQPWDQGAAAVRMAVAAIQGDQAQCPGKTKYIDTTVVTPADAAKYYVPGDTYVRAKD; encoded by the coding sequence ATGCAGAGAACTACAACTGGAATTCGTCGAAACAAGAGACTTGGCAGAGCGGCACTGTGTGCTTCTGTCCTGACGGTCTCCATGCTTGGGCTGGCTGGCTGTAAGGGCGGCGCTGCCGCGGACGACGCGGGGGAGAAGGCAAGCGGCAAGGGGCTGGTCATCGGCTGGAGCCAGCGCGGCATCAGCGGCAGTGACTGGTGGAAGACTCTTGTTGAGGGCGGCCAGGCCGAGGCCGGCAAGGTCGGCGCGCGTGTGGAGCTGCTGGACGCCAACGGTGACACAGTCCGGCAGAACGCCGACGTGCAGACCCTGATCACCAAGGGTGTGGACGTGGTCGTTATGAACCCAAATGATCCGCTTGGCGTTGGTCCCTCGATTCAGGCCTTGAAGGACGCGGGCATACCCGTTGTGACGGTCAACTCGAGCGTGGACAAGTCCTTGGTTCCGGACATGTTCTGCTACGTTGCCGAGGATCAGGAGCACACCGGCTCGCTCGCCGGTGAGGTAGCTGCACAGCGCGCGCTGGAGAAGTACGGAGAGAAGGGCGAGATTAAGCTCGTCGGTATCGGCGGCTTCCCCGGAGATGTGCTGAGCGACCTTCGGTTCAACGGTTTCATGGCCGGATGGAACCGCATTATGGAGAAGCACCCCGGTGTCACCACCGTCAAGCTTGACACCAAGTACGGTGAGTGGAAACCGGACAAGGCCCTGGCCCCAATACGTGACGTCGCCACCGCCAACCCCGACCTCAAGGTCGTCTACAGCATGAGCGATGTCATGCACGGCGGCATCGTCCAGGGCCTGCAGCAGGCCGGCCTGTGGGGTGACGGGATCATCATGGCCAGCTACGACGGGGGCATGGGCGCCATCAAGGAGATGGTGGACAACCCGAAGGGACCGCTCCAGGCGGATGCATCCAACCAGCCTTGGGACCAGGGAGCCGCAGCCGTGCGCATGGCAGTTGCCGCCATCCAGGGTGACCAGGCCCAGTGCCCCGGCAAGACCAAGTACATCGATACAACCGTGGTGACGCCCGCTGACGCGGCCAAATACTACGTCCCCGGTGACACGTACGTCCGCGCCAAAGATTAA
- a CDS encoding LacI family DNA-binding transcriptional regulator codes for MCWDLDENPPPEQREQLRHPDLGPGDRLHAGAGPKTTFAKPAATVIDRVSMVDVAVRAGVSTQTVSRVANGSRDVRADTRRRVTAAMNELGYRPNSAARALRRGSFRTIGVITFSLSSFGTMRTLEAIALHAARQDFATTLIPVTAPTQAGIQGAFSRIGELAVDAVIAIMEVHLLEAATATLPPGVRVVVVDPDAGEQYSVVDTDQAGGARKAVKHLLDLGHETVWHVAGPEASFASERRAAAWHAALTDAGRPVPPLLRGDWSADSGYAVGLRLADEPGCTAVFAANDHMALGMLRAFREKGKSVPGDISLVGFDDVPEASSFTPPLTTVHQNFADVGNQCVDNVLQQIRTKTTKHGVTLIPTQLVVRQSTAVPPKAAPPVQNLRSDATHPPEGPIIEQET; via the coding sequence ATGTGCTGGGACCTTGACGAGAACCCGCCCCCGGAGCAACGGGAACAGTTGCGGCATCCTGATTTGGGGCCAGGCGATCGGCTCCACGCGGGCGCGGGACCGAAGACCACCTTCGCCAAACCTGCCGCAACCGTCATTGATCGTGTATCGATGGTGGATGTTGCCGTACGGGCCGGAGTTTCGACGCAGACCGTGTCCCGGGTGGCGAACGGGAGCCGCGATGTGCGAGCTGACACCAGGCGGCGCGTCACTGCTGCGATGAATGAATTGGGATATCGGCCCAACAGTGCGGCACGGGCGCTGAGGCGCGGAAGTTTCCGGACCATCGGCGTGATCACGTTCTCGCTGTCGTCCTTCGGGACCATGCGTACGCTTGAGGCAATCGCGCTGCACGCAGCCCGGCAGGACTTCGCCACCACACTGATCCCCGTCACGGCCCCCACCCAAGCCGGTATCCAGGGTGCGTTCTCACGCATCGGCGAACTCGCCGTCGACGCGGTGATTGCCATCATGGAGGTCCACCTCCTCGAGGCAGCGACAGCGACTCTGCCCCCGGGAGTGAGGGTCGTCGTCGTCGATCCCGACGCCGGTGAGCAGTACAGCGTGGTGGACACCGACCAGGCCGGCGGCGCCCGCAAGGCCGTCAAACACCTCCTGGACCTCGGCCACGAAACCGTCTGGCACGTCGCCGGCCCCGAAGCGTCCTTCGCCAGCGAACGCCGCGCGGCCGCCTGGCACGCGGCGCTCACCGACGCCGGCAGGCCTGTCCCGCCGCTGCTGCGAGGCGACTGGTCAGCGGACTCCGGCTACGCCGTCGGTCTGCGGCTCGCCGACGAGCCCGGCTGCACCGCGGTATTTGCCGCGAACGACCACATGGCGCTCGGCATGCTCCGGGCCTTCCGCGAAAAGGGGAAATCAGTTCCAGGAGACATCAGCCTGGTCGGCTTCGACGACGTCCCCGAAGCGTCCTCGTTCACTCCCCCGCTCACCACGGTGCACCAGAACTTCGCTGACGTCGGCAACCAGTGCGTCGACAACGTCCTACAGCAGATCCGAACCAAGACCACCAAACACGGCGTCACCCTCATCCCCACCCAGCTCGTTGTCCGCCAAAGTACCGCTGTGCCTCCCAAAGCAGCGCCCCCGGTTCAGAATTTACGAAGCGACGCGACACATCCACCGGAGGGCCCCATCATCGAACAGGAGACATGA
- a CDS encoding LysR family transcriptional regulator, producing the protein MMRYSLEQVEAFVMSCKWGSFSAAARALGRSQSTISAAVANLEIALGLELFDRTTRIPTLTPAGETMLVEALIVYDRCQALESHADAMSEGDPASLTIAAGIPYQNLVAILVEFAENFPHTDLVIRNPEHGDVAGLVQRGEAALGIAFAQPRYPREIQFHQLGKLILTHVAHARHALAAKTTVSFDDLRAHRHIVYTAHAASLPTTEYLQSAQVWRADNYEALISMASAGLGWATLPRQLIVDQINGGQLIELQLEAYPYTDWLVSVDLLSLRGRRIGKAESWLLTRLRNHKIQELDKHGKLTTW; encoded by the coding sequence ATGATGCGGTACTCGTTGGAGCAGGTCGAGGCTTTCGTGATGAGCTGCAAGTGGGGTTCCTTCTCCGCTGCGGCCAGAGCATTAGGGCGCAGCCAGTCCACCATCAGTGCTGCCGTGGCCAACCTGGAGATAGCTCTTGGGCTGGAGTTGTTTGATCGGACGACACGTATTCCCACCCTGACCCCAGCCGGCGAAACGATGCTGGTCGAGGCATTAATTGTTTACGATCGATGCCAAGCATTGGAAAGCCACGCGGATGCCATGTCGGAAGGCGACCCGGCGAGCCTCACCATTGCGGCAGGCATCCCGTACCAGAACCTGGTGGCCATTCTGGTGGAATTCGCCGAGAACTTTCCCCACACGGACCTTGTTATCCGAAATCCTGAACACGGTGACGTCGCCGGCTTGGTCCAACGCGGTGAGGCCGCCCTGGGGATTGCTTTTGCCCAGCCCCGGTATCCCCGGGAAATTCAGTTTCATCAACTCGGGAAACTGATCCTCACCCACGTCGCCCATGCCCGGCATGCGTTGGCGGCGAAGACCACTGTGAGCTTTGACGACTTACGCGCGCACAGGCACATTGTTTACACCGCGCATGCTGCCAGCTTGCCGACCACTGAATACCTGCAGTCCGCACAGGTGTGGCGTGCCGATAACTATGAGGCTCTCATTTCGATGGCATCGGCGGGCTTGGGGTGGGCAACTTTGCCACGGCAGCTGATCGTGGACCAGATAAACGGCGGCCAACTGATCGAGCTACAACTGGAGGCTTACCCCTATACGGATTGGCTCGTATCGGTGGACCTGTTGTCTTTGAGGGGACGCCGGATAGGGAAGGCGGAAAGCTGGCTGCTTACCCGGCTCAGAAACCATAAGATTCAGGAGCTGGATAAGCACGGGAAGCTCACCACGTGGTAA
- a CDS encoding nucleoside deaminase: MNNDLEYLRRAIIVSRNARDNGNHPFGAILVNANGNIVLEAENTVTTENDVTNHAETNLVRLASRSIPHNELPSHTLYTSCEPCAMCAGAIYWAGIGRVVYGLAETGLLAITGSHPENPTLSHPCRLVFADGGRPTEVSGPHIEEEAAKPHAGFWN, translated from the coding sequence ATGAACAACGACCTCGAATATCTCCGCCGCGCCATCATCGTTTCCCGGAACGCCCGGGACAACGGCAACCACCCCTTCGGCGCAATTCTCGTAAACGCCAACGGCAACATCGTCCTGGAAGCTGAGAACACCGTGACAACCGAGAACGACGTCACAAACCACGCCGAAACCAACCTGGTGCGTTTGGCATCTCGGTCCATCCCCCACAATGAGCTTCCCAGCCACACCCTGTACACATCCTGTGAGCCCTGCGCCATGTGTGCGGGCGCGATCTACTGGGCTGGCATCGGCCGGGTGGTCTATGGCCTGGCAGAAACGGGTTTGCTGGCGATAACCGGCAGTCATCCGGAAAACCCCACTCTGTCTCACCCCTGCAGGCTTGTATTCGCCGATGGAGGCCGCCCCACCGAGGTCTCGGGCCCGCACATTGAAGAAGAAGCCGCGAAACCACATGCCGGCTTCTGGAACTAA
- a CDS encoding recombinase family protein: MNGQRIGYVRVSTLDQNEKRQLDGEVLDRVFTDKASGRDTARPQLAELLRFAREGDTVVVHSMDRLARNLDDLRSLVQGLTRKGVRVQFVKEHLLFTGEDSPMANLMLSVMGAFAEFERSLIKERQREGIALAKQRGAYHGRKRSLSPERAAELVLRADSGIPKSVLANDYGISRETVYQYLRQAKQT; the protein is encoded by the coding sequence GTGAATGGTCAACGAATCGGATACGTGCGAGTGAGCACTCTCGACCAAAACGAGAAACGCCAACTCGATGGCGAAGTCCTGGATCGCGTCTTCACGGATAAAGCCTCCGGCCGGGACACGGCAAGGCCGCAGCTTGCTGAACTTCTGCGGTTTGCCCGCGAAGGCGACACCGTGGTCGTGCACAGCATGGACCGGCTCGCCCGCAACCTGGACGATCTGCGCTCCTTGGTCCAGGGCCTCACCCGCAAAGGAGTACGCGTGCAGTTCGTCAAGGAACACCTCCTCTTCACCGGGGAGGACTCCCCCATGGCCAACCTCATGCTCTCGGTCATGGGTGCCTTCGCCGAGTTCGAACGCTCCCTCATCAAGGAACGCCAACGAGAAGGCATCGCCCTCGCCAAGCAACGCGGCGCCTACCACGGACGCAAAAGGAGCCTTAGCCCCGAACGCGCCGCCGAGCTCGTGCTAAGGGCGGACAGCGGAATACCAAAATCTGTCCTGGCCAACGATTACGGCATCAGCCGGGAAACTGTTTACCAGTACCTGCGCCAGGCAAAGCAGACGTGA
- a CDS encoding tyrosine-type recombinase/integrase: MGNTVPGFVPRMLVDPDIGLFRADERVFTAMLDGWRAQMLARGLTTQTIKQRGQLLERFQRFTGEFPWQWRHADIDDFLADLRSGEKPISLKTLRSYSNAVAMFCSYLTHPGYGWGEFCERTFGDIPSQICFEWNMPRHTTDDAVPAKKRSFTKAELQRLFDYIDDLVDREYAAGSKRWLPLFRDSVAFKVCYAYGLRRREMTMLDLEDFGPNPHVSDYGRFGAVQVRFAKGTAGSGPRRRTVLTVPEFDWVVDQLKTWTSGGLRQQFPTAERSSALWPSERGARMSLGSFGDAFAAARDAVGLPQELGLHCLRHSYVTHLIEAGYDAAFVQTQVGHSYASTTGLYTSVSSDFKQKSVQQMIARRIANLEDPDA, from the coding sequence GTGGGTAATACCGTTCCGGGTTTCGTCCCGCGGATGCTGGTGGATCCGGACATTGGGCTGTTCCGGGCTGATGAACGGGTTTTCACTGCCATGCTCGATGGCTGGCGCGCGCAGATGCTGGCACGTGGCCTCACGACTCAGACCATCAAGCAGCGCGGCCAGCTGCTGGAGCGTTTTCAACGCTTCACGGGTGAATTCCCATGGCAATGGCGCCACGCCGACATCGATGACTTCCTGGCCGATCTGCGCTCGGGCGAGAAACCGATCAGCCTGAAAACGTTGCGCTCGTACAGCAACGCCGTGGCGATGTTCTGCTCTTATCTGACGCATCCTGGCTATGGCTGGGGCGAGTTCTGCGAACGGACTTTCGGCGATATTCCGAGCCAGATCTGCTTCGAGTGGAATATGCCAAGGCACACCACCGATGATGCCGTCCCGGCGAAGAAGCGGTCGTTCACCAAGGCGGAACTGCAGCGACTATTCGACTACATCGATGACCTTGTCGACCGGGAATACGCCGCTGGCAGCAAACGATGGCTGCCCCTTTTCCGCGACTCTGTGGCGTTCAAGGTCTGCTATGCCTATGGGCTTCGCCGACGTGAGATGACCATGCTGGACCTGGAAGACTTCGGCCCGAACCCGCACGTCAGTGACTACGGCCGGTTCGGAGCAGTTCAGGTACGGTTCGCCAAGGGAACGGCAGGCTCAGGACCCAGACGGCGCACCGTGCTGACCGTTCCGGAGTTCGACTGGGTCGTGGACCAGCTCAAGACCTGGACATCCGGAGGGCTGCGGCAGCAGTTTCCGACAGCTGAACGGTCCTCGGCTCTTTGGCCGAGCGAGCGGGGTGCCCGGATGTCCCTGGGCTCTTTCGGGGATGCGTTCGCCGCTGCCCGGGATGCCGTCGGCTTGCCCCAGGAGCTGGGTCTGCATTGCCTCAGGCATTCCTACGTGACCCACCTGATCGAAGCCGGCTATGACGCGGCCTTCGTGCAGACTCAGGTTGGCCACTCCTACGCCTCGACCACCGGGCTCTACACGTCGGTATCGTCGGACTTCAAGCAGAAATCCGTGCAGCAGATGATTGCACGCCGCATCGCGAACTTGGAGGACCCAGATGCCTGA
- a CDS encoding helix-turn-helix transcriptional regulator, whose amino-acid sequence MPEQRRIGYRWNLRALMAKQNLWKTTELMPLLKSRGINLSESQVYRLVTSTPERIPAKTFAALCDILDCTPNDLFEPFVEMRAAATANAPKRSEDLGIQPGNPIARRVRLVASEDGE is encoded by the coding sequence ATGCCTGAACAGCGCCGGATTGGCTACCGCTGGAACTTGCGAGCCCTGATGGCAAAGCAGAACCTGTGGAAGACCACCGAACTGATGCCGCTCCTGAAATCTCGTGGTATCAACCTTTCCGAAAGTCAGGTCTACAGGCTGGTCACATCGACTCCGGAGCGCATTCCGGCCAAGACATTCGCGGCGCTCTGCGACATCCTGGACTGCACACCCAACGACCTGTTCGAACCATTCGTGGAGATGCGCGCCGCGGCGACAGCCAATGCCCCGAAGCGCAGTGAAGACCTCGGCATCCAACCAGGCAACCCCATCGCACGACGTGTCCGCCTCGTCGCTTCTGAGGACGGTGAGTAG